One Camelus ferus isolate YT-003-E chromosome 27, BCGSAC_Cfer_1.0, whole genome shotgun sequence DNA window includes the following coding sequences:
- the NMB gene encoding neuromedin-B isoform X1 yields the protein MTLQARGARLLGGLLLFNLFAAGAVPLSWDLPEPRSRASKIRVHPRGNLWATGHFMGKKSLEPPSSSLLGTAPNISLRDQRLQLSHDLLRILLQKKALGMSLSGPAPHTQVSSCVFPFSTGGCWCKCCRSDAINQEDTMTPTLGRC from the exons ATGACCCTGCAGGCGAGGGGCGCTCGGCTGCTCGGCGGCCTTCTGCTCTTCAATCTGTTCGCAGCCGGCGCCGTCCCGCTCAGCTGGGATCTCCCAGAGCCCCGCAGCCGGGCCAGCAAGATCCGAGTGCACCCCCGGGGCAACCTCTGGGCCACCG GTCACTTCATGGGCAAGAAGAGTCTGGAGCCCCCCAGCTCATCCCTGCTGGGGACAGCTCCCAACATCTCCCTGAGGGATCAGAGACTGCAGCTGAGTCATGATCTGCTCAGAATCCTCCTGCAAAAGAAAGCTCTGGGCATGAGCCTCAGCGGCCCAGCACCTCACACCCAG GTTAGTTCCTGTGTGTTCCCCTTCAGTACAGGAGGCTGCTGGTGCAAATGCTGCAGAAGTGATGCCATTAATCAGGAAGATACAATGACGCCCACCCTGGGAAGGTGCTGA
- the NMB gene encoding neuromedin-B isoform X3, with protein MTLQARGARLLGGLLLFNLFAAGAVPLSWDLPEPRSRASKIRVHPRGNLWATGHFMGKKSLEPPSSSLLGTAPNISLRDQRLQLSHDLLRILLQKKALGMSLSGPAPHTQYRRLLVQMLQK; from the exons ATGACCCTGCAGGCGAGGGGCGCTCGGCTGCTCGGCGGCCTTCTGCTCTTCAATCTGTTCGCAGCCGGCGCCGTCCCGCTCAGCTGGGATCTCCCAGAGCCCCGCAGCCGGGCCAGCAAGATCCGAGTGCACCCCCGGGGCAACCTCTGGGCCACCG GTCACTTCATGGGCAAGAAGAGTCTGGAGCCCCCCAGCTCATCCCTGCTGGGGACAGCTCCCAACATCTCCCTGAGGGATCAGAGACTGCAGCTGAGTCATGATCTGCTCAGAATCCTCCTGCAAAAGAAAGCTCTGGGCATGAGCCTCAGCGGCCCAGCACCTCACACCCAG TACAGGAGGCTGCTGGTGCAAATGCTGCAGAAGTGA
- the NMB gene encoding neuromedin-B isoform X2 — MTLQARGARLLGGLLLFNLFAAGAVPLSWDLPEPRSRASKIRVHPRGNLWATGHFMGKKSLEPPSSSLLGTAPNISLRDQRLQLSHDLLRILLQKKALGMSLSGPAPHTQEAAGANAAEVMPLIRKIQ; from the exons ATGACCCTGCAGGCGAGGGGCGCTCGGCTGCTCGGCGGCCTTCTGCTCTTCAATCTGTTCGCAGCCGGCGCCGTCCCGCTCAGCTGGGATCTCCCAGAGCCCCGCAGCCGGGCCAGCAAGATCCGAGTGCACCCCCGGGGCAACCTCTGGGCCACCG GTCACTTCATGGGCAAGAAGAGTCTGGAGCCCCCCAGCTCATCCCTGCTGGGGACAGCTCCCAACATCTCCCTGAGGGATCAGAGACTGCAGCTGAGTCATGATCTGCTCAGAATCCTCCTGCAAAAGAAAGCTCTGGGCATGAGCCTCAGCGGCCCAGCACCTCACACCCAG GAGGCTGCTGGTGCAAATGCTGCAGAAGTGATGCCATTAATCAGGAAGATACAATGA